The proteins below come from a single Malus domestica chromosome 03, GDT2T_hap1 genomic window:
- the LOC103424054 gene encoding stress-response A/B barrel domain-containing protein At5g22580-like has product MGSAVELAKNIMGEFKHLVIVKFKEDVVVEGILKDLEKMVAEIDAVKSFEWGQDLESPEMLRQGFTHAFLTTFDKKEDYTVFVGHPKHQEFSATFSTVLEKIVLLDFPATLVKPPPKAPAEEPPATLNDQK; this is encoded by the exons ATGGGCAGTGCAGTAGAACTAGCAAAAAATATTATGGGGGAGTTCAAGCATTTGGTGATTGTTAAGTTCAAGGAAGATGTCGTGGTGGAGGGGATTTTGAAAGATCTGGAGAAAATGGTCGCTGAGATTGATGCTGTTAAGTCCTTTGAATG GGGACAGGACTTGGAAAGCCCAGAGATGCTTAGGCAAGGGTTTACCCATGCCTTCTTGACGACATTCGACAAGAAGGAAGATTATACTGTGTTTGTTGGCCACCCTAAACATCAAGAATTTTCAGCAACATTTTCAACAGTTCTAGAAAAGATTGTGCTGCTTGATTTCCCGGCTACTCTTGTCAAGCCACCACCCAAGGCACCGGCGGAGGAACCACCAGCTACCCTGAATGATCAGAAGTAA